One genomic segment of Intestinimonas butyriciproducens includes these proteins:
- a CDS encoding recombinase family protein produces the protein MKAVIYARYSSDNQREESIEGQIRECTAFAKKNGITILRHYIDRAFSAKTDNRPEFQNMIKDSGKRLFDMIIVWKLDRFARNRYDSARYKAALKKNGVKVVSATEVISDGAEGIILESVLEGYAEYYSADLSEKVVRGMTENALKSKYNGGTLPIGYQIDSDQCFQLDPLTAPFVREAFQRYAEGATMTQIRDWLNEQGVKNTRGQKMTYNSIQHLLNNRRYIGEYTYRDIVVPDGIPAIVPQDLFDRVQEKLAKNKKAPARHKAEDDYLLTTKLFCGYCGAYLCGESGTSHTGNVHHYYKCVSVKKKRTECHKKSVRKEWIEDLVVSETMKMVMDDTASEAIVSMLMDLQDRENVNLPLYEQQLREADTAIQNLLNAIQQGILTKSTKGRLEELEATKEELETKIACEKLAKPKVSAEFMTFWLHRFRKLDVRQKSHRKMLIDTFVNAIFLYDDKIVITFNYKDGTDTITFDDLKAALDKENTGSDLDCLTAPSRSKRYKACSDFFQKSEEYLRTKVFEETVLANIEVIAAQNQVSMINSKII, from the coding sequence ATGAAAGCTGTTATCTATGCCCGCTATTCCTCCGATAATCAGCGCGAAGAAAGTATCGAGGGCCAAATCCGGGAGTGTACTGCCTTTGCCAAGAAGAACGGTATCACCATTCTGCGCCACTACATAGATCGGGCCTTTTCCGCCAAGACCGACAACCGCCCAGAATTTCAGAACATGATTAAGGACAGCGGCAAGCGCCTGTTCGATATGATTATCGTCTGGAAACTGGACAGGTTTGCCCGCAACCGCTACGACAGCGCCCGCTACAAGGCCGCTCTGAAAAAGAACGGGGTCAAGGTGGTGTCCGCCACCGAGGTCATTTCAGACGGGGCCGAGGGCATCATTCTGGAAAGCGTGTTGGAGGGCTACGCCGAATATTACTCCGCCGACCTGTCCGAAAAGGTAGTCCGGGGCATGACGGAGAACGCCTTGAAATCCAAGTACAACGGCGGCACCCTGCCTATCGGCTATCAGATCGACAGCGACCAGTGTTTCCAGCTTGACCCGCTCACCGCCCCCTTTGTCCGGGAGGCGTTCCAGCGTTACGCCGAGGGGGCCACCATGACGCAGATACGGGACTGGCTCAACGAGCAGGGCGTGAAGAACACACGGGGCCAGAAGATGACCTACAACAGCATTCAGCACCTTTTGAACAACCGCCGCTACATCGGGGAGTACACCTACCGGGACATTGTGGTGCCAGACGGTATTCCCGCCATCGTCCCCCAAGACCTCTTTGACCGGGTGCAGGAGAAGCTGGCGAAGAATAAGAAAGCCCCGGCCCGCCACAAGGCCGAGGACGATTATCTGCTGACGACCAAGCTGTTCTGCGGCTACTGCGGGGCCTATCTCTGCGGCGAGAGCGGCACCAGCCACACGGGGAATGTCCACCATTATTACAAGTGCGTGTCGGTCAAAAAGAAGCGTACCGAGTGCCACAAGAAGTCCGTCCGCAAGGAATGGATAGAGGATTTGGTGGTCAGCGAAACCATGAAGATGGTGATGGACGATACCGCCAGTGAAGCCATTGTGTCCATGCTGATGGATTTGCAGGACAGGGAGAATGTGAACCTGCCCCTGTATGAACAGCAGTTGCGGGAGGCGGACACGGCCATTCAAAACCTGCTGAACGCTATCCAGCAGGGGATTTTAACCAAGTCCACGAAAGGCCGTCTGGAAGAACTGGAAGCCACGAAAGAGGAACTGGAAACCAAAATTGCCTGTGAGAAGCTGGCAAAGCCCAAGGTCAGCGCCGAGTTTATGACCTTTTGGCTCCACCGCTTCCGCAAGTTAGATGTGCGCCAGAAGTCCCACAGGAAGATGTTGATTGATACTTTCGTCAACGCCATTTTCCTGTATGATGACAAGATAGTGATAACCTTCAACTACAAGGACGGGACGGACACCATCACTTTTGATGACCTGAAAGCGGCGCTGGACAAGGAAAATACAGGTTCGGATTTGGATTGCTTAACGGCACCAAGTCGGAGCAAGCGATATAAAGCTTGCTCCGACTTTTTTCAAAAGTCAGAAGAATATCTAAGAACCAAGGTTTTTGAAGAAACGGTGCTGGCAAATATTGAGGTAATTGCGGCTCAAAATCAAGTATCTATGATAAATAGCAAAATCATTTAA
- a CDS encoding ImmA/IrrE family metallo-endopeptidase — MGITDPPALHLDEIANAQNIRVGKRELPDDPNLSGLLLFRGKKRAILINTFIHNTGRINFTFAHELGHHFLQHSPTYFSDGQQGFRCTPEDMQTGIHSKEAEANRFASALLMPEDQFYFSMVGAVLDYTLINNLARQFYVSKHACCNRLLEFTKDPCIVIRSQGYLITEIKTSAAARRKLPALKQIPPGTVAYEAITAKRNQNAFEVSDSAKWFLKPNHSIQLYEWTRGDWEHGVAMTILRW, encoded by the coding sequence ATGGGCATTACCGATCCGCCCGCCCTTCATTTAGATGAGATAGCAAATGCGCAAAACATTCGCGTGGGCAAAAGAGAACTGCCCGATGACCCAAATCTCAGCGGTCTACTGCTATTTCGTGGCAAGAAGCGTGCCATTCTCATCAATACATTTATCCACAACACAGGACGCATCAATTTTACCTTTGCCCATGAGTTAGGGCACCATTTTTTACAGCATTCCCCAACATATTTCTCTGATGGGCAGCAGGGCTTTCGCTGCACGCCAGAGGATATGCAAACCGGCATTCATTCCAAAGAAGCAGAAGCCAATCGTTTTGCATCAGCACTGTTAATGCCGGAAGACCAGTTTTACTTTAGCATGGTGGGCGCGGTTTTAGACTATACCCTCATCAATAACCTTGCCCGACAGTTCTATGTTTCAAAACACGCTTGCTGTAATCGTCTGCTTGAATTTACCAAAGACCCGTGCATTGTAATTCGCAGTCAAGGCTATCTGATTACAGAGATAAAAACTTCCGCAGCGGCCCGCCGCAAATTGCCAGCACTGAAACAAATTCCACCGGGTACTGTGGCTTACGAGGCAATCACAGCAAAGCGAAATCAAAATGCTTTTGAAGTAAGTGATTCTGCAAAATGGTTCTTGAAGCCCAACCACTCTATTCAACTTTACGAGTGGACAAGGGGCGACTGGGAACACGGCGTGGCGATGACAATTTTGAGATGGTAA
- a CDS encoding LuxR C-terminal-related transcriptional regulator has product MSYLKDYPLTVIHAPAGFGKSTALRRFFEQNVSKSTPVLWHTFLARQPSASWRSICALIGQTDRKCADELAAIGLPNSDVLPELAEVLENLECSEETYLVLDSFELSGLPTPEKLLELFSKQGSQGLHIVVVTRELAASGLLFNHRIYRLEAVDFTFSAADTEGYFRLAGLDVARGQALAVHQATGGWVLALHMQIMAYLKSGAFSSADTYQLIQQVVWDGLTDAARELFLSVSILPHFTLSQAASLTGQDVEQTEQLMLEQAAFVHFDEETHSFYLHTIFAAFLRNKFQLLPEARRKAIYLAAGDLSAQTGDRTNTLQFYYYSGAWEKLLALPLTSYDLADVLDETTKPMIVDVVEHTPYEIKARYPFAMVPLAFTLFFLHENEKLVAASGEIEQIIRESELSQRQKNRLLGEMELLLSFMEYNRIDAMSRRHRRALELLRGPAALINTKSTWTFGSPSILYMYWRETGKLSEELEQMDACMPIYYQLTQGHGTGAEHIMRAEAQFLHGETEEAEVLCHRALFAADTRHQNSIYLCGLFLLARIALLRGDKALFQNAVQSIAERSRQNTEDLCRYTQDLCLGYLHTLLGNDQAVAPWLAEGEITDRRLVVMTQPFAYIVYGRCLLRRREYRKLLGACQHMAALSSIFPNLLSQLYAKLYVAQALDALGKHPEAQAALQEALDMALPDGVLFPFAENYDGLRSLLPGVVSSAQRDDLPRIEALAGQLDLSLGRLQSTRPELSPREREVYELIRAGVTGNRELAETLHVSVATIKTLLGRIYEKTGVSSKTHLVLSDL; this is encoded by the coding sequence TTGAGTTATCTCAAAGACTATCCGCTGACGGTCATCCACGCGCCGGCCGGCTTTGGCAAAAGCACTGCCCTGCGCCGCTTTTTTGAGCAGAATGTCTCCAAATCCACCCCGGTTCTGTGGCACACCTTCCTGGCCCGGCAGCCCTCCGCCTCCTGGCGCTCCATTTGCGCCCTGATCGGCCAGACCGACCGAAAATGCGCCGACGAGTTGGCCGCCATCGGCCTGCCCAACAGCGACGTGCTACCCGAGTTGGCGGAGGTGCTGGAAAATCTGGAGTGCAGCGAGGAGACCTATCTGGTGCTGGACAGCTTTGAGTTGTCCGGCCTGCCTACCCCGGAAAAGCTGCTGGAGCTCTTCTCCAAGCAGGGGAGCCAGGGACTCCACATCGTCGTCGTCACCCGGGAGCTGGCTGCCAGCGGCCTGCTCTTCAACCACCGCATCTACCGGCTGGAAGCTGTGGATTTTACTTTCTCTGCTGCGGATACGGAGGGCTACTTCCGCCTGGCCGGGCTGGACGTGGCCCGTGGGCAGGCGCTGGCCGTCCACCAGGCAACCGGCGGCTGGGTGCTGGCACTGCACATGCAGATCATGGCTTACTTGAAAAGCGGCGCCTTCTCCAGCGCCGACACCTACCAGCTCATCCAGCAGGTGGTGTGGGACGGGCTCACCGACGCCGCCCGGGAGCTCTTTCTGTCCGTATCCATACTGCCCCACTTCACCCTCTCCCAGGCGGCCAGCCTCACCGGCCAGGATGTGGAGCAGACGGAGCAGCTCATGCTGGAGCAGGCCGCCTTCGTCCACTTCGACGAGGAGACCCACTCCTTTTACCTCCATACGATCTTTGCCGCCTTCCTCCGCAACAAGTTCCAGCTCCTGCCCGAAGCGCGCCGGAAGGCCATTTACTTGGCGGCCGGCGATCTGTCGGCCCAGACCGGCGACCGGACCAACACCCTGCAGTTTTATTACTACTCCGGCGCGTGGGAAAAGCTGCTGGCCCTGCCCCTGACCAGCTACGACCTGGCGGACGTGCTCGACGAGACCACCAAGCCCATGATCGTCGATGTCGTCGAGCATACCCCATACGAAATCAAAGCCAGGTACCCCTTTGCCATGGTGCCGCTGGCCTTTACCCTCTTCTTTCTGCACGAAAACGAAAAGCTGGTGGCCGCCAGCGGCGAGATCGAGCAGATCATCCGGGAAAGCGAGCTGTCCCAGCGCCAGAAGAACAGACTGCTGGGTGAGATGGAGCTGCTGCTCTCCTTCATGGAGTACAACCGCATCGACGCCATGAGCCGGCGCCACCGGCGGGCGCTGGAGCTGCTGCGCGGTCCCGCCGCGCTCATCAACACCAAGAGCACCTGGACCTTCGGCTCCCCCTCCATCCTGTACATGTACTGGCGGGAGACCGGCAAGCTGTCGGAGGAGCTGGAGCAGATGGATGCGTGCATGCCCATCTACTACCAGTTGACCCAGGGGCACGGCACCGGCGCGGAGCACATCATGCGGGCCGAGGCCCAGTTCCTCCACGGCGAGACCGAGGAGGCAGAGGTGCTCTGCCATCGCGCCCTATTCGCCGCCGACACCAGGCACCAAAACAGCATCTATCTGTGCGGCCTGTTCCTGTTGGCCCGGATCGCTCTGCTGCGGGGGGACAAGGCGCTGTTTCAAAACGCCGTCCAATCCATCGCCGAGCGCTCCCGGCAGAATACCGAGGACCTGTGCCGCTACACCCAGGATCTGTGCTTGGGCTATCTCCACACTCTGCTGGGCAACGACCAGGCCGTGGCCCCGTGGCTGGCCGAGGGGGAGATCACCGACCGGCGTCTGGTGGTGATGACCCAGCCCTTCGCCTACATCGTCTATGGCCGCTGCCTGCTGCGGCGGCGGGAATACCGCAAGCTGCTGGGGGCCTGCCAGCACATGGCGGCCCTGTCCTCCATCTTCCCCAATCTGCTCTCCCAGCTCTACGCCAAGCTCTACGTCGCCCAGGCCCTGGATGCGCTTGGGAAACACCCCGAGGCTCAGGCGGCCCTTCAGGAAGCCCTGGACATGGCCCTGCCCGACGGCGTCCTCTTCCCCTTTGCGGAAAATTACGACGGGCTGCGCTCCCTGCTGCCCGGAGTGGTCTCCTCCGCCCAGCGGGACGACCTGCCCCGGATCGAGGCCCTGGCCGGCCAGCTCGACCTCTCGCTGGGCCGCCTTCAGAGCACCCGGCCCGAGCTCTCCCCCCGGGAGCGGGAGGTCTACGAGCTCATCCGGGCGGGCGTCACGGGCAACCGCGAGCTCGCCGAGACCCTCCACGTTTCCGTAGCCACCATCAAAACCCTTCTGGGCCGCATCTACGAAAAAACGGGGGTTTCCTCAAAAACCCATTTGGTACTGTCTGATTTATAG
- a CDS encoding TetR/AcrR family transcriptional regulator: protein MSKHGLQHRGLIRRGKILRSAVKLFLEKGYASTTTPEIMKATGMSASSFFAAFKDKEALLLTLVGQMFESQFKNAGSLPCADIDPLMLYAMETALQMHITELSEPLRELYVTAYTLTSTAEYIHQNTAKKLSAIFHLYQPNATEKDFYELELASSGVTRSYMAKPCDMYFPMEQKLRRYLGCCFRIYDVPREKYEPVIEAVLRTDLHTEAEKIIAETVAKAEAGFEALLEETQPHHGSL from the coding sequence ATGTCAAAGCATGGTTTACAGCACAGGGGGCTGATCCGGCGGGGCAAGATCCTCCGCTCAGCCGTGAAGCTGTTTTTGGAGAAGGGCTATGCGTCCACCACAACGCCGGAGATCATGAAGGCCACAGGAATGTCTGCATCTTCTTTTTTTGCCGCTTTCAAAGACAAAGAGGCACTTCTGTTGACGCTGGTTGGGCAAATGTTTGAAAGCCAGTTCAAGAACGCAGGAAGCCTGCCGTGCGCAGACATTGACCCGCTCATGCTCTATGCGATGGAGACGGCGCTGCAAATGCATATTACGGAGTTATCCGAGCCGCTGCGCGAGCTGTATGTGACCGCCTATACGCTGACCAGCACGGCAGAATATATCCACCAGAACACGGCAAAGAAGTTGTCCGCGATTTTCCACCTATATCAGCCGAACGCCACCGAAAAGGACTTTTATGAGTTGGAGCTCGCCTCCTCCGGCGTTACCCGGAGCTATATGGCCAAGCCCTGCGACATGTATTTTCCCATGGAGCAGAAGCTGCGGCGTTACTTGGGCTGCTGTTTTCGGATCTATGATGTGCCGCGAGAGAAGTATGAGCCGGTCATCGAAGCTGTCCTCCGGACGGATCTGCACACAGAGGCAGAGAAGATCATTGCGGAGACCGTGGCAAAGGCTGAAGCGGGTTTCGAGGCGCTGTTGGAAGAGACGCAGCCGCACCATGGATCGCTCTGA
- a CDS encoding helix-turn-helix domain-containing protein: MKEVGKRLKALRDSIGFSQVKMAEAVGSTQSSINRYENGQSTPPVELFRRYADYFDVSLDYIFARTDKPQGVTYEFKPKTTPEKEDMRRFIEMCFDPQSPMNEKLKETLFRMMEGEA; the protein is encoded by the coding sequence ATGAAAGAAGTGGGTAAGCGTCTAAAGGCCCTGCGGGATAGTATCGGTTTTTCACAGGTGAAAATGGCGGAGGCGGTTGGCTCTACACAGTCCAGTATCAACCGCTATGAAAACGGACAGTCCACCCCACCCGTTGAACTGTTCCGCCGCTATGCGGATTACTTTGATGTGTCGCTGGACTATATTTTTGCCCGGACGGACAAACCCCAAGGAGTGACATACGAGTTTAAGCCCAAGACCACCCCGGAAAAGGAGGATATGCGCCGTTTCATCGAAATGTGCTTTGACCCGCAGTCACCCATGAATGAGAAGCTGAAAGAAACCCTGTTCCGCATGATGGAGGGCGAGGCATGA